A single genomic interval of Camelina sativa cultivar DH55 chromosome 11, Cs, whole genome shotgun sequence harbors:
- the LOC104724168 gene encoding LEAF RUST 10 DISEASE-RESISTANCE LOCUS RECEPTOR-LIKE PROTEIN KINASE-like 1.3: protein MFSPVLFRFSKPDSFLVLLFFLTSFHHLTYALSKREGSLCDTLFECGDFTAGFPFWGGGRPEPCGHPLLVLHCHESKISLIISGQMYRVLQIDNSSNTLRLARQDFLNESFCSATFTGTTLTPELFELLPDYKTLFVYYLCNPTYHNPTNFSCPKIGLASVHQDNNYHEHCSASFNITVPTSYDLGEDALNLTHLGSVLRYGFKVKLKIDERQCQGCQTSGGICEYHVATPVCCKRNSSSEIKCTSMIPSGTTGLPKKAKIGIGFACGFLGAILIVGCLLCIFIRRRMKLAGQHTNKGISTATTYSSNTTSNTPTSTTISGSNHSLVPSMSNLANSVYFGVQVFSYEELEEATENFSKELGDGGFGTVYYGTLKDGRAVAVKRLYERSLKRVEQFKNEIEILKSLKHPNLVILYGCTTRHSRELLLVYEYISNGTLAEHLHGNQAQSRPLLWPTRLQIAIETASALSFLHTKGIIHRDVKTTNILLDSNYEVKVADFGLSRLFPTDQTHISTAPQGTPGYVDPEYYQCYRLNEKSDVYSFGVVLTELISSKEAVDITRHRHDINLANMAISKIRNDAVHELADLSLGFERDPSVKKAMTSVAELAFRCLQQEREVRPSMDEIVEVLKGIQKEGMRDSKDVVVEIDVNGGGDEVGLLKHGVVPPPLSPETDKMTASSSNTTASSF, encoded by the exons ATGTTCTCTCCAGTACTCTTCAGATTCTCTAAACCCGATTCTTTTCTGGTCTTGCTCTTTTTCTTGACCTCTTTTCACCATCTAACTTATGCTTTAAGTAAACGAGAGGGTAGCTTATGTGATACTCTTTTTGAGTGTGGGGATTTCACAGCCGGTTTCCCTTTCTGGGGAGGGGGTCGACCAGAACCATGTGGTCATCCTCTTTTGGTGCTTCACTGTCACGAGAGCAAGATTTCCCTGATTATCTCAGGTCAGATGTACCGTGTTCTCCAAATAGACAATTCATCTAACACTCTTAGACTTGCGAGGCAAGACTTTTTAAATGAATCATTCTGCTCTGCTACATTCACCGGCACAACGTTGACTCCTGAACTCTTTGAGCTTTTGCCAGACTATAAGACCCTCTTTGTTTACTACCTCTGTAACCCTACATATCATAATCCCACAAATTTCTCATGTCCAAAAATTGGTCTTGCCTCGGTGCATCAGGATAATAACTACCATGAACACTGTAGCGCGAGTTTCAACATCACTGTTCCCACGAGTTATGATCTGGGCGAGGATGCTTTGAATTTGACCCATTTAGGAAGTGTACTAAGATATGGATTCAAGGTGAAGCTGAAGATTGATGAGAGACAGTGCCAAGGATGTCAAACCAGTGGTGGAATCTGTGAATACCATGTTGCAACTCCGGTTTGTTGCAAGAGAAACTCGTCATCAGAAATCAAATGCACTTCAATGATTCCATCTGGTACCACTG GACTCCCCAAAAAAGCGAAAATAG gCATCGGTTTTGCTTGTGGATTCTTGGGTGCCATTCTTATCGTCGGGTGTTTGCTCTGCATCTTCATCCGGAGAAGGATGAAACTGGCAGGTCAACACACAAACAAAGGCATATCAACAGCAACGACTTACTCGAGCAATACAACGTCAAACACACCAACTTCCACAACAATATCCGGCAGCAATCACTCTCTTGTCCCTTCAATGTCTAACCTTGCAAACAGCGTCTACTTTGGCGTTCAAGTCTTCAGCTACGAAGAACTGGAGGAAGCCACTGAAAATTTCTCAAAAGAGCTTGGAGATGGAGGCTTCGGTACTGTCTACTACGGTACACTAAAAGACGGACGAGCTGTAGCAGTAAAACGACTCTACGAAAGATCATTAAAACGCGTTGAGCAATTCAAGAACGAAATCGAGATCTTGAAGTCGTTAAAACACCCAAACCTAGTCATCCTATACGGATGCACAACAAGACACAGCAGAGAGCTACTCCTAGTATATGAATACATCTCCAATGGCACACTAGCTGAACATCTCCATGGAAACCAAGCACAATCTCGTCCTCTTCTCTGGCCTACTCGACTCCAAATCGCTATTGAAACCGCAAGCGCATTGTCCTTTCTCCACACCAAAG GAATCATACACAGAGACGTCAAGACTACTAACATTCTTCTAGATAGCAATTACGAAGTGAAAGTCGCTGATTTCGGACTCTCACGGCTTTTTCCAACGGATCAAACTCACATCTCCACCGCACCACAAGGCACTCCAGGATATGTAGATCCTGAGTACTACCAATGTTACCGTCTCAACGAGAAGAGCGACGTGTACAGCTTCGGAGTCGTACTCACCGAACTAATCTCATCGAAAGAAGCTGTAGACATCACACGACACCGCCACGATATTAACCTAGCGAACATGGCGATTTCGAAAATCCGAAACGACGCCGTTCACGAGCTCGCGGATCTATCACTCGGATTCGAGAGAGATCCTTCGGTGAAGAAAGCGATGACGTCAGTTGCTGAATTAGCGTTCCGGTGTTTGCAGCAGGAGAGAGAGGTGAGGCCGTCGATGGATGAGATCGTTGAGGTTTTGAAAGGGATTCAGAAGGAAGGGATGCGAGATTCGAAAGATGTTGTGGTTGAGATTGATGTGAACGGTGGTGGTGATGAAGTTGGATTGTTGAAGCACGGTGTTGTTCCTCCGCCGTTATCGCCGGAGACTGATAAAATGACGGCGAGTAGTTCGAATACGACGGCGAGTTCGTTTTGA